A stretch of DNA from Glycine max cultivar Williams 82 chromosome 18, Glycine_max_v4.0, whole genome shotgun sequence:
taatttggataacagatatgataacaaataagataacagataggataacagataagataacagatatgacaagtaaacttcaaatgctcataacttttgctacagttgtctgtttgaggcccactatatatcaaaacgctcagaattcagaggagaatctagataaggggatttggtacacgattttctgccaaaaaaaagcctctaactgcctcaatttcgtgttcaaagatcaaacacccactttctcttttttctctttcttcttttcttctcttttttttttcaaaatttctgcaacttttttttttttacttgaaacagaacccaaacaatttttttttgacacaaagtctgaaagacactagaaacaagaacaacaacaagaacacaaacgtgacaagaacaagaacgaaacaaagacacaaacaagaacgcaacaagacgcaaacaagaaaacaaataacagaacaaggacaaaacacgaaccaggacaaattacaaagaaaaataataggataagatagaacctatatcaagagccgaagctctgataccagatgatgtgaacctgagtaggagcggatcgcttgatacaggctacgagtttggatgacgccacttccagtgaaggaagataagtcaggtagacgccacttccgtgaaggaagataagtctgggtagacgccacttccggttaaggaagataagtctgggtagacgccacttccgtgaaggaagataagtctgggtagacgccacaaggattaccttgataagtctgataattggttcaacaaggaacccagagagaaactctcaccaattttatcaaaatgccaaaagttttttttattcaaaacaaaaacccatacttatagtgtagctgaacaaaaagataaaaatagacatgggccttctaaacagtttgggccaaaattacaataaataaaaattataactaaaaaatattaactttaattatttgggccttcagcaacaattaatagtcttgatagtgtctctgcctctgggccttcatccttctccactcggggctttgtccttctccacttgggccttcgtccttctccacttgggcctttagactgtatttggcctgtttcatgattctcatcagtttgtctccttcttccctacttttttaatttccgctgtgcatttaatttcgactgtgcatttaatttttgcttttacttttggttaagatTCTCTtatactccttattctcttaacaacatagtaaaagccttagaagagtaaatttttaattagtaaaggtttaggaataattaattcaacccccccttcttaattattctgaggccacttgatccaacagataCAATATATGAAGACATGCTTAGAAAATTAGAAGAGATTTATGGAGCACTAGAATCTATCTCTGTAAAAGTAATGAAAGAATGTCTGGAGGCAAGGAAGATAATGATGATGACTGAAGAGCCCATTAGGGCAACATAACTCTTCCATAGGCTTAACATAAGATTGATGAAGCCAGATGAACTGAAAGTTACAACATGGATCTTGCCTTCAAGACCACTTGCTTAGAAGCAACCAAACATTCAAGTTCAACCCAATCTTCACACTAGACTGTATCATGGTTTAGAGGATATAAAATTCTGGAATGACAGACTTGAAACAAAGTCTAGAgtgaaaaaattgatatttggaTTCACATTCTTCATCCATAAAAGCAAAAATTGGAGCTAGAAAATCTCAATCTCACCAAGCTCTGGAAGGTAGATTTTCCAAGTATTGATCCTTTCTCTTATTCATCTTAGGATACCTTGcttgaagaagaagagtatgcACTTGGCGTATATGGAGACCGGGAACCAGTGATCAAGGAGTTTCCTCCAAGGAAGATTGTTGCTCCCAACCCTAACAGTCTGATCTTTAAGCATCGACTTACAGACAGAAAAATGTATCCTCCTTGTGAAAACGTCCCAAAAGTAGAAGGCTAAGCCTGCCGAGATTCCTTTCTTTactctcttgaatcttcaacgATTGATGGGTCTCTTTTTCTCCCTCAATGTTGCTCTTCCTAAGGATTACATTAAGTCTGGAGAGACGTTTCAAACAAAGGAGATTGTCTTGGAGAAACCaaaataaagtttgaatttttaatactGGGAGTTATCAGACTATGGATCTGAGCTAAAAAATGAAGCTATCTACCAATAGAGAGGAGATAAGATCAAGGGAAACTTCATTTCGATGAATTCAAAGGCTCAACCCTCATTTGCCCTTCATGCATAGGTCACAAGTCTCTTGCCTAACTACTCTAGAGACCCAATTTTAGATAGCAATTGATAAGCCTTTCCTACATCAAAAGGCCAATTGCTACAAAGTCAAGGAGTTTTTGATTGAAGACGATGAAGATGTTCCACCAATTAGATATGTTAAGGCTCGTCCTGGTCGACTTTTCAAACATAAGCTTGAAGCTCTAAGGCAAAAGGCTGAGATTACCAATTTGGATTGGTATGCCATGAAGAGGTTTTACAGACTTCAAGAATGCTACTTTGGTCTGGAACTTAATGAGAAACCACCTGTAGATGCAGTTCACATGAAATTAGGTGATGTTATCAGACCTTGAACCACACTTGTTTCACGCAGGAAACTCCTTTCCACATGGTTTGTGCATGTAAAAGGGAGTTTTATGCTATGTCTAATCGCACTTTTTCATTTGTGGTGTTGTTGCCCTTCTCCAAATTCTTCTTCTCACATCATGTGGATCCTATCATTGAAAGAGTCGATTTTGATATTGATGCTGAAAATGCTTCTAATGCCATGATTGTCTAAGTGTATGATCCTTCACCTTCATGTGCCTATGTTAGTCTGCTTGAAGCTGAACTTGCCAGAATTAGAGAAGCACTTGCTTAAGCCTTGAAGGACCGTGCTCATGCTAAAAAGAAGGCTAAAAAATGGTTCATGATTAGGGACTATTTTAATAAGAAGATCACTAGAAGGAAACCTCCTCGTCCTCTTACACCTCCAAGTACACCTATTCATCTCTGATTCAATTCTGATGACTTCGGTGATGAGTTTCTTTGGAAGCTTGATGAAGAAGTTGTCaaacaaaagggaaagaaaaagtaAACGTTGAAGCACGACATCATTTGAGGAGGACTCTAAAAGTCTAAACTCTAAAGGAAGCATTAGTTCAGGGGGAGTTTTTATGtttcaaagttttaaatttattctttgaAACATTTTATTCTATACTAAAAAACACTTCTTGTTGATGTGACAACTCTTATATGAATGAAATAAGATGTTTTTTGTTATGTATTCAAACTTTATCTCAAAGTCTTATGATGCATTATGATCTATTTATGATATATACTTTTTGCATCTGATAAGACTGACTAATGATTTAATGTTAAATCTTATAAGTCTGTcttcaacttttaaatttttgttttttcttttaaatcatcAAAAAGGAGAGATTttaagtcaaaagacatttGTGTCTTTAAGACGAATCGGGatgcttaattattttaattagatgtAAACAAATATAAGGTTAAAAACTACATCTTATGCGCTATCATAACATGTTTCTTGAAGTTCACATTTGATGTTTCAAATGCTAGCAAGATGAAATCATGATCTGAAATGATATTAAAGATGACATTTAAGActtcatttaatactttgtGTTTGAAATCTAGTTTGTAGAGACATTGTCCTTGAATCTGTTgaatcctatgaagaataaaaaagttAGTCTTTGAAATTCCTCAATCCCCATCAAAAGGTGCGCTCTACGGCACAGACCTGCTCTAACACAAAAGGAAGTGTTGTCATGGTGTAGTGTTCACCACACTAGCGACAAAGAGTGGTTCTTTAGCATGAAGAATGCATGCAGTTAATGCATATAGTTAATGCTCCAATGACCACATTCTTCAAACGCAAGCGTAAGAGAAGATATTTTCACCCTAAGTGTGACTAAGTCCGGTCTCAGGATTAGTCTCAACTTGTCCAAAGAGTCGAAGCGGGTGAAAATGCATTAAAATCTCACTAAAAAACTAGATACCACAATTATAGTAGctagaaaaatattatacaattaGACTTAGACTTGCATGTTATATGGTTGATCAACAAAATTATTCTAATGCCTACTTagagtatattttaattttaataattcacatatttgaaaaaaaaatgagaaattttcgcaagatttaaaatattgttaacgactttaaaaaaaagtatctgTGAAAATATTTATGGAGAATGCtttaataattgtaaaaaattacatgaaagTTACTTATGCTTTTAagtaattaatgattattttgtaGAATATTGATGACAACGTATATATTTcagattaaaaaggaaaaggagtAGCTGATGAGAATAAATAGCACCTCTGATCTTATAAATAGgacttatttcttataaataagacTGAaaggtagtattttttttaccagaatatattaatttcttaaattcccatgaaaatagaaaaactcACCAGCCAAAAAGTTACTATTTAAGTAAGAATGtattaataaagtaaaataagatTGAGAGAATAATAttccaataattttaaaaataattctaaagaaTTAATATACAATATTGACAAAATCAGTAACTAAACTATGAAGAGAGGTGCTGTGTGATCTATATGGGTAATACATCAGTTTGTCAGCgatcattataaataaataatgggaAGATCTACATTCAATATGCTTAATGTGTATAACGAACTCATTCAAGATTAATTGTCAAACATACAATATCAACTCTTGAAAGGTTCCCAAAAACTTATCTTCAGATGAGGACTCCCAAAAACTTCCCAATAACAAATTTTACCAGCTGAAAGCCACTGTACACTCAGTTCTCACAAATAAGAGAAGACAAAATTTTTATAGCATAATctattagaaagaaaagaaaagaagaataagcCTTAACTAAGAAAGAGATATTAACACCAGAATCTGAataaaaatttcactaaaactTGGTGCCATAGAAACCATTTGGTCCTGGGACGGAAATAGGTCGAGAGACAGGAAAGCCAGGTTGCAGAAGAGGAATGTGGCTTCGAAGTGTGAAGGGCTGATGTCCACTTGTTAAGACAGGAGGGGGCACACAAACCGGCATTGCTGGACCAATTGTTCCTCCTGCTTTTGGAAAATATAACTATTATCACAAAAGAAATGTAatctatatttttcaatttggatGCCAAAATCATTGGAAACGTGTCCTGTTGggataaacttctccataagtacttatagaaaaagaaaataaaaagataaaatgaattaaacttctTTTCACAAACTAACATAAACTTGTGCACTTCAGCTTCTGGAGAAATTAAATGAGAGaacttttataaaagtaaagtgcataaattgattttagcttACAGAAGAAACTCAATTCATTTTGTCTTCTCTTGTAAGTATTTACggagaaatttatccaaacaggaTTATATGCAGTTCTAGCATAAGCATAGCTTCAATTACTACATGCTATGGTAACAAAAAGGCAAATGTTAAGGAGTGTCCTTAGGACACTTGTTCAggattagaaaacaaaaagtattaATTGAAAACTAAAAGCTTGTTAAGTTTCCAATATATTAAATGTTGTACTTTTCttcaaatactttttattttttaaaacttaataactGCACTTAGGAAACTCATTAGTAAAAccccataaaaatataaagatattaATGAGGTCATGTCAAAATGTGTTTGTTATTCATTGACCGTGTAACTAAAGAATTTATATACAGGACAGTAATAAAGAtgatttcttgaatctttgaccGCATATCTCAACAAGCATTAAGTTTTTACCCTGCTGCTTTGGAAATTGTACATGATTCATCAGAGGGCGAGCTGAGACTGGTGGGACAGCCGTCGTTCCATGAATCAAATCCTACAATGACAAGTAAAATGTAAAAAGACTAAGCTAATGATGgtcaaatattataataaacatttCAAGCGGGAAAAAAATGcttataatttgatttgattgaccatataaatataaaatttatagcaAGTGTAGCAATTATCTCTTGATTCAATTAGGCACATATTAAGATACAAGCACAGCCATCCATTTTCTTAGAAGTCACGTCCCCTTTAAGGATCCGTTGTATAGTTGAAAAGCTGCAGCACTCTTGTTATCCAATGAGaattccttaatttttaaatcttctacaaaattaatttcttcaaattttggCTTAAACTTTCTTTTATCAAGACAAATTGAAGAGATTGccaaactaaaaattataggGCATCCTATCTTACATGGGAAACTGGCTGAACATAGACTAACTGGGGGGAACGTCCAACCATAACCTGCATTCAGAACAAAAGATCATATTTTGCTTGTGGCTGATTTTTCAGTTCAGAAAATACCGGTAATCTCCTAAACCAATAATtgtaatttacaaaagaaaactgaaattaaATATACGGAACATATGATCTTTTTGTACGTACAGCAGGAGAGCTTGGTTGCATATAAGCAGGTTCAGACAAAACAGGATTGTAATGTGTAGCATATCGTAGAGGTTGGGCTCTATGCGCCACATGTCCAACAATCTGTTGCCAAAGAAATTGACAAAATAACTAGAATGAGTACTGAGTATTATATGATTTTAGATTGTTCCAGCATTTATGACATTTGGCATCAAATACACAAGTTCAAGCAGGCATGGATGCACATGAGAGACAAAATATCAGCAAATTTATTAATACGTACAGGTTGCGAAAATTGAGAGCCACTGCCACCATTTCCCACCGTCAAATTACTATACTGTGAAACCTTAACAGGCATTGATGGCCGAGAAGCAAAAGTATTGAATCCAACTTCAGGTTGAATAGTAACAGGTACTGGAGGAGAGCTATTTGGTATGTATACCATGTTTGCAGCCGAAGTTGCTGGCATGGGATTCACAAAAGATGGAGAGAAGGTTTTGGCAGCTGGATTGAGCTTAAATTCCTAAGAGAATGCCACAAGAAGAAATTGTTAAAAGTATATCAACATcgattaaaagaaattatcatattattttaaacttggCACTAGCTATTCTATTATGCTGTTTGGTAAACCAAActaaaatcttttgaaaatttaaatcaatataGGATTTTAAAATGGTGGATGACATATATAAGGAGCAAAACATGAAAAGATAATGGATAACGAAGTCAAAAATGTTTAGGAATAGTGTAGCTAAGAGAGTACTTGGGAGATGAATTGATATGATATGTGAAGACCTGATGATGATCCATATTGACGACAGTAAGCTTCCAAAATGATATTCAGTTAATAAAATGCATCAAATAAGATACACATATGTATCTAATATGCTGTGCAATGATAAGAACCCCCTCCCTCCCTCACCCCACCCCCCCAATCCGACACAACACAAACCTACATCTTATCAGGAGCTGTTTGATTTAAGTTAAACTGATTTATTTACCTTAGCATTTCTAGTAGAACCTGTACCCCTTGGAACAGATATTTCATTGGATCTTGCTGGTTGTGAATCTTGGATGAGATCCACACCTTGGGTTAAATTTGTAGAGACAGAGTCTGCAGAAGTAGACCTTTCACTATTCCGATCACTGGCCTTAACAGATGCAGGGGTGTTGTTGCAGAGTAATCCATTATCAGAAGGAATTGATGTCCTATCTGTACTTCCATGCTCAACAGCTACCTCTTGGCCTAGCGATGTATCGGCTGTAATATAAGTACAAGAGAATTAAATAAGGAAACACAGAATTATGAAAGCAATATTCTCATCTTGTGCAGGGAATAGGGGATTTAGGGGATTTAAGTATTTAAGGTTAGTGACCACAGGCCATAGCTCAAATTAGATTGAACAGGTGTTGGTTAACCAGATAGAAAAGAGAGgtaatattatgtataatattatACGAAAAATAGAcgaagataaaattttattttctgtaaCCACAGCTTTGTAAAAAGGGTATATTCATATCAGGATAACAAAGGATGCCCATACACATAAAAGTTCTTAAATATATATCTTGATATCAGATAACAAACTGACATGCCTTATCAGTTATTGTGCATCATTTTACATACAAATTGCTGAAGCAGTGAAGTGTACAAACTGACAAATATCCACAATCATTAGTAGTTATGCACTTATGCCATTTCGATATACAGTGGATATGCATAATTTTACATGCAGTAGATATCGGAGAGATCTAACTCACTTTCATGGCTTGAATTGAGGCTTTGAATCTTTTCATCCTGTGAAAAACCAAAGactttagaattaaaaaattcaaaccatCAAAATGTGCAGAATTCCTGATTAGAGTTACTAGCTATGCATATGTCAACATACAGTTTTTTCATTAACAAACTCAGACTTCTCTCCGCAGTTATCAGTTTTCCCGTTTGAGTTTGACTTGTCGTCTCCGGCTTGTCTGTCAAAGAACAGTTGGCAGaaaccaaaaatgaaataaaatactgTCATAAATCTGTATTTTTAAATCACTTTCTAGTCAACAAATTCTTGTATTAAGATCAGGGTAGTCAAACTCAAGATTCTATTCCGACTTGGAAAGGAGTCGCAGAATTGTAAAAACGTGAAATCATAACTCAAAACGTAAGATTCTAcaagatttataaaattaatatatatgcaaataaattcttatatattCATCCATAGTATAAATAAGTGAACAAACAATTATAACACAAATCAAATACTTAATTAAGCTTAAATTCATAATCATAGATTCATAAGAAGCATAGGAAAGTCAATGACTAAAACTCAATACAGAACTCATAAGTCATAAATGACAAACAACACTTAACATACTGCAGTAGTTCCTACTGCCGAGTGCCTACTCCTAGTACAGGACAGAAGACATTAACACCTAGGCTACACCTCTAAAATAGATTAtccaaattaaaatcataatcaCTCAAGATAtcctcatttcttccttttccatgTCCTTGTCCTTCACCAGTGAACCACATGAGCATAGCCACAGACAGAGGAACAAAACAGAGAGTCAGAGATGACCTCGAATGTGGCAAAGAAGAGCTCTGGAACTGGTGGAAAAGAGCTCTGGTTGCTGTGGTTTCTGCAGCAGTTTTGGTCATGGTTTAGAGACGATGCAGAATTCATGCAAGGTTGAAGAACATGCAGCAATGCCTTCAAAGGTGTTTTCCttgattttttctctctcaattaTCAGAGTTGGGGTCACAAATAAGTTGGTTTTTGGGCTTCGGTTTATGGGCGTCGGTTTTTAGAAGCACAAAACTGAAAAAAACTTCATCTATTTCTGAAAGTTAGCACACAAAAATGTGACCCACGTGAACTCGAAAAACTCATTGATTCCAGTGGAGATTCTACCAATTCTGAGCATGGATGAACATGCCCAGGCATATGCCAGAAGCGAGAATCGTGCGATACGAGTTGGGACATGATTCTGATTTCTGACTACCATGATTAAGACTAAATACCCAAGGCTCTACCTTATTTCTTGTCAACAGAATTACCTTATTCAGCAAATGGGAGATCACAAAGTTACTGGCTGGGAATGGGATTTCCATTGGAGGCGACACTTATTCGATTGTGAGGTATCTATGGCTGATAATTTCATTAATGAGATGACAGGAGTGAGGGTCCAGCTGAACTGCAGGGATGACtgggtttggaaaccagaaccCTCTGGCCAATACTCAGCAAAATCTGATTATGACATGCTAAGGGGAGTTGTAGTGCAGGGGGCAGACGTTGCAGATTTTGAGCAATTATGGAAGCTGCGGATTCCATCAAAAGCTGCAATTTTCGTTTCGAGGTTACTTCGAGACAGATTGCCCACTAAAGCAAACTTAAATAGGCGGTAGGTGGAAATCCAGGACCAAACTTGCCCTTTCTGCAGAAGCACAGCGGAAGATACACCACATCTTTTCTTCCAAAGCAGCAAAATCTTGCCTCTCTGGTGGGAAACCACATCTTGGGTGAACATCTCCACTGTTTTTCCAAAGCACCAAAGGCAACATTTTGCCCAACATATGATTGATGGGGTGAAAGGTATTTGTATTAGTAGGTGGAAGGTCTGGTGGGTGGCACTCACATGGTCAGTATGGCAGATgagaaataacattattttctcaaatGGGATTTTCAATGGAAACAAACTGATGGAGGATGCCACATTTCTGTTTTGGACATGGTTAAGAAACTATGAGAAGGATTTCGTAACTAATTTTAATCATTGGTCATCTAACCTCACAGAGGTTTTTGCTGTTAGATAAGGTTAGAGTTTTAGGGTCTTCTTACATGTATTTCTCTTTCCAGTTTTGGTTCCCTTCGAGACTGCCCTAGTCTGCCCTTGGGAACCATCCTACTGGTCTCTATGTATcggtacctctggtactcaatttcatatataatactacactatctttgctgataaaaaaaaaaaagattgttaaCAAATTGGAATCATACTTCATACCATACAATATGACATGGCTATATatgattattctaaaaatatataggaTATGATGCATGTGAGAAGCACATTTAGATATGTATACAAATTCATAAAACATACTAAGTATATAGTTGCATTTTTCAAATCCAAATTAAGAACATGGTTGTTAgacattactaaaaaaaaaaaaaaattataaatcattgttACCATAAATCAACTTCTATTGTCTATAAATAGGAATAGTATCAATCTCATTCCTTTcttgaaatcatccataaagagGACAACTTCTATTTTTGGTTTATTGGAGATCCCACATCAACTAGTGATATGGCCAAATTAAAGTATTAAGTGGGGGACAACCTTTACCTTACAAGTTACTTTTATGGACCTAATCAGCAATGTTCATATTCAGCCTCATTTGAAGGATACCATGAGGTGGTTAGCAGATCCTTCGGGCCTCTACTCATCTAAGTCAGCCTATAGTCTGTTGACCAATGTCAATAGAAATCTCCCTCACCCTAATATCTACAAGTCGTTTTGGAAACTTAACATACCCCCAAGAGCTGCGGTATTTGCTTggagaattttaaaaaacaggTTACCCACTAGACACaatctttttaaaagaaatgtGTCCATTCCAGACTACACCTGCCCTTTTTGTAGATCTCATCAAGAGGAGGCTGGCCACTTGTTTTTCAACTGCAAGGCCACTATTGCTTTATGGTGGGAATCCATGAGCTGGAACAGGATGGTCGGTCCCCTGGCTGAATCCCCAGCAAATCATTATATCCAATTCTGTGAGGGTTTTGGAGATGgtaaaaagcaaaatcattgGCGTTGTTGGTGGATTGCCCTAACAAGCTCCATATGGCAGCATAGGAACTCTATGCTTTTCCAAGGCAAGAGTTTTGAGCCTTTGAAAGTGATGGAAGATGCCTTATTCCTTATGTGGTCATGGCTAAAAACCAGAGACAAAAACTTCTGCCAATCCTTCAACTTTTGGTCGTCTAATATAGTGCAATTCTTTGGTTAACTGATTTCTCAGTTCTGTTGGGGATGGGttgtatttgatttttcagTTTGCTTCTAGGGGGCTTGATTTCTTTTTGtatgtttttcatttgtatCAATCACCAGCAGTACCTCTGGTGCTGCTGTGTTTCAgtttcattaatatatatatatatatatatatatatatatatatatatatatatatatatatatatatatatatatatatatatatatatatctttggcccttcaaaaaaaaaagttaggacTTAGGCCCATAAcctacattctaagatggtattaAAGCCTATCTTAGTGATTGTTGTTGGGCTAATCACACCACCCGCGATTAGGCCACTATTGGACCCCACCAACAGATGTCCAGTCCTCGGGAGAGTGAGAGAAATTCAGAGAGAATTTAGAGATAAAAATGAAGCATAATGTTTATTCATTGCTTAAATGAGAAAGGGTTACAGATTGAGGTTATATAAGCTCTCAGTACAGCTGTAACTAATTGTTAATAGTTGGTTAACAGTTAATACCTACACTAACCAACCTAACAGATTCATTAACTGATTCCAATTGAATTGAATAACtggttatttacatatataacataatacCCCCCTCAAACTCAAGGGCGAGAATTTCTACAAGTGAAATCCTTCACATTGAGTTTTCCCCTAAGAAACTCAAAGCGATTAGGAGAAAGTGGCTTGCCCGTTGATCCAGAGCAGTTGCTTGGACAACCATTGTTCACGAACAAAGAAAAcagcaatttccatatgcttAGCCTGAGAGTGGAAGACAGGATTATGTGCTATAGCAATAACACTTTGATTATCACAGAGCAGAATTGGAGGAGAAAAATGGACATCCAACTACTTCAATAGAGCTTGAACCAACCCAGGTGAGTTCTGTTGAGGACTGTGCCAAGCTTCTGTACTCAACCTCAATACTAGACCTTGTAGTGACTTGTTGCTTGCAGGACCACCAAGATATAAGATTGGGACCAAGAAAAATTGCAGAGCCAGACGTTGACATTTTCTCATTTACATCAGaggcccaatcagcatcacacaTGGTTAAAACAGACAACGATTTATCCACAGAAGCTGTTTTCATATGAAAACCATAAGAAATAATTCCCTTAAGATATTAATTGACACACAACGTAGCTAATTTCTAGTCAGGTAAGAGTAGCATATTGTAATGCTCCAATGACTGATTTATTGAGTGTAGGATCCTGAAATAGGTCAAtcagattttgaaaatttacaaGTTGAAGTCATAAGATATGATATAGGTTGAAACTATTTTTGTCTTGTGTAATAGATTCCTTATGTAATTGCTTTGAGTCATAAGCACAGTCTTGTCATGTagataattaatttcaataccTAGAAAATAATCAAGCTTCCCAAGCTGTTTTAGGGAAAAACTACAATGTAGTGAGTAAGTTGTGGAATGAAAGAAACAGAAGTGTTGTCATCAACATAAACCAATAGGTAAACAATGTGAGAGTTGTGTT
This window harbors:
- the LOC100809285 gene encoding ataxin-2 homolog isoform X1, with the protein product MGCRNRDSITENHTSSSSSSSDSLSEALLFTTMCIVGHPVDVHVKDGSVYSGIFHTASVHADYGIVLKKARMTKKGKGNNNVGNEGFVDTLVILSSDLVQVVAKGVMLHADVVGGNITGGDEEAVAHNVCSESLTCEVENHTGPLMDTKQVNHSRYYDIFYFGGQHLRQAGDDKSNSNGKTDNCGEKSEFVNEKTDEKIQSLNSSHETDTSLGQEVAVEHGSTDRTSIPSDNGLLCNNTPASVKASDRNSERSTSADSVSTNLTQGVDLIQDSQPARSNEISVPRGTGSTRNAKEFKLNPAAKTFSPSFVNPMPATSAANMVYIPNSSPPVPVTIQPEVGFNTFASRPSMPVKVSQYSNLTVGNGGSGSQFSQPIVGHVAHRAQPLRYATHYNPVLSEPAYMQPSSPAVMVGRSPQLVYVQPVSHDLIHGTTAVPPVSARPLMNHVQFPKQQGGTIGPAMPVCVPPPVLTSGHQPFTLRSHIPLLQPGFPVSRPISVPGPNGFYGTKF
- the LOC100809285 gene encoding uncharacterized protein isoform X3; translated protein: MTKKGKGNNNVGNEGFVDTLVILSSDLVQVVAKGVMLHADVVGGNITGGDEEAVAHNVCSESLTCEVENHTGPLMDTKQVNHSRYYDIFYFGGQHLRQAGDDKSNSNGKTDNCGEKSEFVNEKTDEKIQSLNSSHETDTSLGQEVAVEHGSTDRTSIPSDNGLLCNNTPASVKASDRNSERSTSADSVSTNLTQGVDLIQDSQPARSNEISVPRGTGSTRNAKEFKLNPAAKTFSPSFVNPMPATSAANMVYIPNSSPPVPVTIQPEVGFNTFASRPSMPVKVSQYSNLTVGNGGSGSQFSQPIVGHVAHRAQPLRYATHYNPVLSEPAYMQPSSPAVMVGRSPQLVYVQPVSHDLIHGTTAVPPVSARPLMNHVQFPKQQGGTIGPAMPVCVPPPVLTSGHQPFTLRSHIPLLQPGFPVSRPISVPGPNGFYGTKF
- the LOC100809285 gene encoding uncharacterized protein isoform X4 — encoded protein: MTKKGKGNNNVGNEGFVDTLVILSSDLVQVVAKGVMLHADVVGGNITGGDEEAVAHNVCSESLTCEVENHTGPLMDTKQVNHSRQAGDDKSNSNGKTDNCGEKSEFVNEKTDEKIQSLNSSHETDTSLGQEVAVEHGSTDRTSIPSDNGLLCNNTPASVKASDRNSERSTSADSVSTNLTQGVDLIQDSQPARSNEISVPRGTGSTRNAKEFKLNPAAKTFSPSFVNPMPATSAANMVYIPNSSPPVPVTIQPEVGFNTFASRPSMPVKVSQYSNLTVGNGGSGSQFSQPIVGHVAHRAQPLRYATHYNPVLSEPAYMQPSSPAVMVGRSPQLVYVQPVSHDLIHGTTAVPPVSARPLMNHVQFPKQQGGTIGPAMPVCVPPPVLTSGHQPFTLRSHIPLLQPGFPVSRPISVPGPNGFYGTKF
- the LOC100809285 gene encoding ataxin-2 homolog isoform X2, with the translated sequence MGCRNRDSITENHTSSSSSSSDSLSEALLFTTMCIVGHPVDVHVKDGSVYSGIFHTASVHADYGIVLKKARMTKKGKGNNNVGNEGFVDTLVILSSDLVQVVAKGVMLHADVVGGNITGGDEEAVAHNVCSESLTCEVENHTGPLMDTKQVNHSRQAGDDKSNSNGKTDNCGEKSEFVNEKTDEKIQSLNSSHETDTSLGQEVAVEHGSTDRTSIPSDNGLLCNNTPASVKASDRNSERSTSADSVSTNLTQGVDLIQDSQPARSNEISVPRGTGSTRNAKEFKLNPAAKTFSPSFVNPMPATSAANMVYIPNSSPPVPVTIQPEVGFNTFASRPSMPVKVSQYSNLTVGNGGSGSQFSQPIVGHVAHRAQPLRYATHYNPVLSEPAYMQPSSPAVMVGRSPQLVYVQPVSHDLIHGTTAVPPVSARPLMNHVQFPKQQGGTIGPAMPVCVPPPVLTSGHQPFTLRSHIPLLQPGFPVSRPISVPGPNGFYGTKF